The Saccharothrix variisporea genome has a segment encoding these proteins:
- a CDS encoding SMI1/KNR4 family protein, protein MTQDREVLVAEVARIARQEVAPGRPGVWQVVMNGGSWSFKVFPDRGPSTGDASFARFDVIRRLEAHLREPGDDRTLVVEVAVDGRGGAEFAHAFAPPHGSADSVVLDPEYRHPGHPLPGMSRPPGTTPTDEPTDPVVLRRVAELLTEFRGHHRRLTGRDPEFGTPCTEEALVAAEREMGLRLPEDVRALYLLIGDDLKESGLLDRYNLLPLNQVVSGHLDGVPGAWGWSDGLFDLNRVVLEAQPWGAVRAVSRSDWWVVVFSDFAGNSCAVDLDPGPAGRSGQLIAYGRDYFGPVGYVAESVTAQLTAVVAALRRDAVHPSEHDGPLVVDLPDAEPPYDASIPVEGRDLAPALAELPHRAQVQQLYLNDAETLDLRALSETPRARVLNINRAGRVELHLPESVEGLSLEAREADLTLLAGHPALWDLTVKRLPVRVSDLAALPALSCLDLSEAEVDDVAALADLDVRVLTLSGEQWAVLRAAGRVPARLAGARRAGNSRVSEVVDWSNWLVTAR, encoded by the coding sequence ATGACTCAAGATCGCGAAGTCCTCGTCGCCGAAGTCGCCCGGATCGCCCGGCAGGAGGTGGCCCCGGGTCGCCCCGGCGTGTGGCAGGTCGTCATGAACGGCGGGTCCTGGTCGTTCAAGGTCTTCCCCGACCGGGGGCCCAGCACAGGGGACGCCTCCTTCGCCCGCTTCGACGTGATCCGGCGGCTGGAGGCGCACCTGCGCGAGCCGGGTGACGACCGCACACTCGTGGTCGAGGTGGCGGTGGACGGGCGCGGTGGCGCGGAGTTCGCCCACGCGTTCGCCCCGCCGCACGGCTCGGCGGACTCGGTGGTGCTCGACCCGGAGTACCGCCACCCCGGCCACCCGCTGCCCGGCATGTCCCGGCCGCCGGGGACGACACCGACCGACGAGCCGACCGACCCGGTGGTGCTCAGACGCGTGGCGGAGTTGCTGACCGAGTTCCGGGGCCACCACCGGCGGTTGACCGGGCGGGACCCGGAGTTCGGCACACCGTGCACCGAGGAGGCGTTGGTCGCCGCCGAGCGGGAGATGGGGCTGCGGCTGCCCGAGGACGTGCGGGCGCTCTACCTGCTGATCGGCGACGACCTCAAGGAGTCGGGCCTCCTGGACCGCTACAACCTGCTGCCGTTGAACCAGGTGGTGTCGGGCCACCTGGACGGCGTGCCGGGGGCGTGGGGGTGGAGCGACGGGCTGTTCGACTTGAACCGGGTGGTGCTGGAGGCGCAGCCGTGGGGCGCGGTGCGGGCGGTGTCGCGCAGTGACTGGTGGGTGGTCGTGTTCTCCGACTTCGCCGGCAACTCGTGCGCGGTGGACCTCGACCCCGGTCCGGCCGGGCGGTCCGGCCAGCTCATCGCGTACGGCCGGGACTACTTCGGGCCGGTGGGGTACGTCGCCGAGTCCGTCACCGCGCAGCTCACCGCCGTGGTGGCGGCGTTGCGGCGGGACGCGGTCCACCCGTCCGAGCACGACGGGCCGCTCGTCGTGGACCTGCCGGACGCCGAACCGCCGTACGACGCCTCGATCCCGGTCGAAGGCCGCGACCTGGCGCCGGCGCTGGCCGAGCTCCCGCACCGCGCGCAGGTCCAGCAGCTCTACCTGAACGACGCCGAGACACTGGACCTGCGCGCGCTGAGCGAGACACCCCGGGCCCGCGTGCTGAACATCAACCGCGCGGGCCGGGTCGAACTGCACCTGCCGGAGTCCGTCGAGGGCCTGAGCCTGGAGGCACGCGAAGCCGACCTGACATTGCTCGCCGGCCACCCGGCGCTGTGGGACCTGACGGTGAAACGCCTGCCGGTGCGGGTGTCGGACCTGGCCGCCCTGCCGGCCCTGTCCTGCCTGGACCTGTCGGAGGCCGAAGTGGACGACGTGGCGGCATTGGCCGACCTGGACGTGCGGGTCCTGACCCTGTCGGGCGAGCAGTGGGCGGTCCTCCGGGCAGCGGGCCGCGTGCCCGCCCGCCTGGCGGGGGCGCGGCGGGCAGGCAACTCACGGGTGTCGGAGGTGGTCGACTGGTCGAACTGGCTGGTCACGGCCCGCTGA
- a CDS encoding PQQ-dependent sugar dehydrogenase yields the protein MPTRSPTLSAALLLTAGLLTTAPPPATAAIDPADFQQVELARGVAEMGEPISLAVLPDTSVLHTARDGVLRRTDAAGTTKVVGTLPVYNHDEEGLQGVGVDPAFTTTRAIYLYYAPKLTTPTGDAPETGTASTWDTWRGVNRLSRFTLNADWTLNTASEKPVLDVPADRGLCCHVGGDIDFDAAGNLYLSTGDDTNPFQSNGYSPIDERTERNPAFDAQRTSANTNDLRGKVLRIKVNADGSYSIPSGNLFAPGTPNTRPEIYAMGFRNPFRMTVDKATGTVYLGDYGPDAATTDANRGPSGQVEFNRITSPGNYGWPYCTGTNTTTETYNEWNFATNATGPKFTCANPTNNSFRNTGQSTLPPARPSWIRYGGDAGTPPEFGTGSESPMGGPVYRYNPDSTSTVKFPRSFDGHFFAAEYGRRWIKDIAVNADGSPGTIQAFPWTGTQIIDLAFGPDGALYVLDYGTGYFNGDHNSALYRIEYIAGTNRTPTARASANVTSGHAPLAVAFSSAGSSDPEGTPLTYRWDFGDGTSSTSANPSHTYSTNGSYTATLTVTDADGATGTASVYITVGNTAPKVTIDLPVDGTPFSYGDTIPFRITVTDPEDGTIDCARVKMTYGIGHDNHGHVITTRTGCTGSITVAADGEHDEAANVFGVWDAEYTDLGANGQPALTTHAKSVTQPRHRQAEHFTTSSGISKIAKSQAEGGYTVGDVHNGDWVSFTPYALADVRGFAARVSSGGVGGTLQLRAGSPTGTVLGSVAVPVTGGWESFTTVSGSLSGAPSGTTALYLTFSGGAGALFDVDSFTLNGPTGPIVGASGKCVDISGAGTADGTKIQLWTCNGTGAQRWQRAGQTWQALGKCLDVSGAGTADGTKVHLWTCNGTVAQNWVTGTDSTLVNPNSGKCLDASGGATADGTQLIIWPCHGGANQKWTTP from the coding sequence ATGCCCACTCGCAGCCCCACCCTCTCAGCCGCCCTGCTGCTCACCGCCGGACTCCTCACCACCGCACCGCCACCCGCGACCGCCGCCATCGACCCCGCCGACTTCCAGCAGGTAGAACTCGCCCGAGGTGTCGCCGAGATGGGAGAGCCGATCTCCCTCGCCGTCTTACCGGACACCTCCGTCCTCCACACCGCCCGCGACGGCGTCCTCCGCCGCACCGACGCCGCCGGCACCACCAAGGTCGTCGGCACCCTCCCCGTCTACAACCACGACGAAGAAGGCCTCCAAGGCGTCGGCGTCGACCCCGCCTTCACCACCACCCGCGCGATCTACCTCTACTACGCCCCCAAACTCACCACCCCCACGGGCGACGCGCCCGAGACCGGCACCGCGAGCACCTGGGACACCTGGCGGGGCGTCAACCGCCTCTCCCGCTTCACCCTCAACGCCGACTGGACCCTGAACACCGCCAGCGAGAAACCCGTCCTGGACGTCCCGGCCGACCGCGGTCTGTGCTGTCACGTCGGTGGTGACATCGACTTCGACGCCGCCGGCAACCTCTACCTCTCCACCGGCGACGACACGAACCCGTTCCAGTCCAACGGCTACAGCCCGATCGACGAGCGCACCGAGCGCAACCCGGCCTTCGACGCCCAGCGCACCTCCGCCAACACCAACGACCTGCGCGGCAAAGTCCTGCGCATCAAGGTGAACGCAGACGGCTCCTACTCGATCCCCTCGGGCAACCTCTTCGCCCCCGGCACCCCGAACACCCGTCCCGAGATCTACGCGATGGGCTTCCGCAACCCCTTCCGCATGACCGTCGACAAGGCCACCGGCACGGTCTACCTCGGCGACTACGGCCCCGACGCGGCGACCACCGACGCCAACCGCGGCCCGTCCGGTCAGGTGGAGTTCAACCGGATCACCTCGCCCGGCAACTACGGCTGGCCCTACTGCACCGGCACGAACACCACCACCGAGACCTACAACGAGTGGAACTTCGCCACCAACGCCACCGGCCCGAAGTTCACCTGCGCCAACCCCACCAACAACTCCTTCCGCAACACCGGCCAGTCCACCCTCCCGCCCGCACGCCCGAGCTGGATCCGCTACGGCGGCGACGCGGGCACCCCGCCCGAGTTCGGCACGGGCTCCGAATCCCCCATGGGCGGCCCGGTCTACCGCTACAACCCCGACTCGACCTCGACCGTCAAGTTCCCCCGGTCCTTCGACGGCCACTTCTTCGCCGCCGAGTACGGTCGCCGCTGGATCAAGGACATCGCGGTCAACGCCGACGGATCACCCGGCACGATCCAAGCCTTCCCCTGGACCGGCACGCAGATCATCGACCTCGCCTTCGGCCCGGACGGCGCGCTCTACGTCCTCGACTACGGCACCGGCTACTTCAACGGCGACCACAACTCGGCGCTGTACCGGATCGAGTACATCGCCGGCACCAACCGCACCCCCACCGCACGCGCGAGCGCGAACGTCACCTCGGGACACGCGCCCCTCGCGGTGGCGTTCTCGTCCGCCGGGTCCAGCGACCCCGAGGGCACACCGCTGACCTACCGCTGGGACTTCGGTGACGGCACCTCCAGCACGTCCGCCAACCCCTCCCACACCTACTCCACCAACGGTTCTTACACCGCGACCCTGACCGTCACCGACGCCGACGGCGCAACGGGAACCGCGAGCGTCTACATCACGGTCGGCAACACCGCGCCCAAGGTGACGATCGACCTGCCCGTCGACGGCACCCCGTTCTCCTACGGTGACACGATCCCCTTCCGCATCACCGTCACCGACCCCGAGGACGGCACCATCGACTGCGCCCGAGTGAAGATGACCTACGGCATCGGTCACGACAACCACGGTCACGTCATCACCACCCGCACCGGCTGCACGGGGTCGATCACCGTGGCCGCGGACGGTGAGCACGACGAGGCCGCGAACGTGTTCGGGGTGTGGGACGCCGAGTACACCGACCTGGGCGCCAACGGCCAACCCGCGCTCACCACGCACGCCAAGAGCGTCACACAACCCCGTCACCGCCAAGCCGAGCACTTCACGACATCCTCGGGCATCAGCAAGATCGCCAAGTCCCAAGCCGAGGGCGGCTACACGGTCGGCGACGTCCACAACGGCGACTGGGTGTCCTTCACCCCGTACGCACTGGCCGACGTGCGCGGCTTCGCGGCGCGGGTGTCCTCCGGCGGGGTCGGCGGCACGCTCCAACTCCGCGCCGGCTCGCCCACGGGCACCGTCCTGGGGTCGGTGGCGGTCCCCGTAACCGGCGGGTGGGAGTCGTTCACCACCGTCAGCGGCAGCCTGTCCGGCGCGCCGAGCGGCACCACCGCGCTGTACTTGACGTTCAGCGGCGGCGCGGGGGCGTTGTTCGACGTGGATTCCTTCACGCTCAACGGTCCTACCGGGCCGATCGTCGGCGCGTCCGGCAAGTGCGTGGACATCTCCGGCGCGGGCACGGCGGACGGCACGAAGATCCAGCTGTGGACGTGCAACGGCACGGGCGCGCAACGGTGGCAGCGGGCCGGGCAGACGTGGCAGGCGTTGGGCAAGTGCCTGGACGTCTCCGGCGCGGGCACCGCTGACGGAACCAAGGTGCACCTGTGGACGTGCAACGGGACCGTCGCCCAGAACTGGGTCACGGGCACGGACAGCACGCTGGTGAACCCGAACTCGGGCAAGTGCCTCGACGCCTCCGGCGGCGCGACCGCCGACGGCACCCAACTGATCATCTGGCCCTGCCACGGCGGTGCCAACCAGAAGTGGACGACGCCGTGA
- a CDS encoding MFS transporter — protein sequence MPLALVALAIGAFGIGTTEFVIMGVLPEVAADFGVTIPTAGWLVTGYALGVVLGAPLLTVLGTRVSRKKMLMALMGLFIVGNALSAVAPVFAVMLTGRIVASLAHGAFFGVGSVVAAGLVAPEKKASAISLMFTGLTLATVVGVPGGTLIGQSAGWRVTFAIVTALGVVGLLGVARLVPETGRPEGVTVRTEFAAFRNVQVWLAMAMTVLGYGGVFAAITYIAPMMTEVAGFEAGSVTWLLVLFGLGMFAGNLVGGRFADRALMPMLFTSLGALALTLLLFTFTAHDPVLAAITLTLVGALGFATVPPLQKWVLDQATAAPTLASAANIGAFNLGNALAAWLGGLVITAGLGYTSPNWVGALLSGTALLLSFLAAHLDRRAKTPVPELV from the coding sequence ATGCCACTCGCGCTCGTGGCCCTGGCCATCGGTGCCTTCGGGATCGGCACGACCGAGTTCGTGATCATGGGTGTGCTGCCCGAGGTCGCCGCCGACTTCGGCGTCACCATCCCCACCGCGGGCTGGCTGGTCACCGGCTACGCGCTCGGCGTCGTCCTCGGCGCCCCGCTGCTGACCGTCCTGGGCACGCGGGTGTCCCGCAAGAAGATGCTGATGGCGCTGATGGGCCTGTTCATCGTCGGCAACGCGCTCTCCGCCGTCGCACCGGTCTTCGCCGTGATGCTCACCGGTCGGATCGTGGCCTCGCTGGCGCACGGCGCGTTCTTCGGCGTCGGGTCGGTGGTCGCCGCAGGGCTGGTCGCGCCGGAGAAGAAGGCGTCCGCGATCTCGCTGATGTTCACCGGGCTGACCCTGGCCACCGTGGTCGGCGTGCCCGGCGGCACCCTGATCGGCCAGTCGGCGGGCTGGCGGGTCACCTTCGCGATCGTCACCGCGTTGGGCGTGGTCGGCCTGCTCGGCGTCGCGCGGCTGGTGCCCGAGACCGGTCGGCCCGAAGGCGTGACCGTGCGGACCGAGTTCGCCGCCTTCCGGAACGTCCAGGTGTGGCTGGCGATGGCGATGACCGTCCTCGGCTACGGCGGGGTGTTCGCCGCCATCACCTACATCGCGCCGATGATGACCGAGGTCGCCGGGTTCGAGGCCGGTTCCGTGACCTGGCTGCTGGTCCTGTTCGGGCTGGGCATGTTCGCGGGCAACCTGGTCGGCGGTCGGTTCGCCGACCGGGCCCTCATGCCGATGCTGTTCACCTCGCTGGGCGCGCTCGCACTGACCCTGCTGCTGTTCACCTTCACCGCCCACGACCCCGTCCTGGCCGCGATCACCCTCACGCTCGTGGGCGCTCTGGGCTTCGCGACCGTGCCGCCTCTGCAGAAGTGGGTCCTCGACCAGGCCACCGCCGCACCCACCCTGGCCTCGGCGGCGAACATCGGCGCGTTCAACCTCGGCAACGCCCTGGCGGCCTGGCTCGGCGGCCTGGTGATCACCGCCGGACTCGGCTACACGTCACCCAACTGGGTCGGCGCACTGCTGTCCGGCACCGCCCTGCTGCTGTCCTTCCTGGCCGCCCACCTGGACCGGCGCGCGAAGACGCCGGTCCCGGAACTGGTCTGA
- a CDS encoding polysaccharide deacetylase family protein, which produces MTGALGLLSAAALALPLVVNAGTTSPAAAAADCAAGYVALTFDDGPNASTTTQVISALRSAGARATFFNQGNRVAANPSLARSQKDAGHWIGNHSYTHPHMTQLSQSQMTSEISQTQQAIQQATGQAPKLFRPPYGETNSTLKSVEQQFGLTEVLWSVDSQDWNGASTAQIVQAAGNLQAGGVILMHDGYQTTINAIPQIVANLKSRGLCTGMISPSTGRAVAPSDTPPGTTTTTTPPAGATCTATYRTTQQWGDRFNGEVTITAGSTAITSWTATVTVTSPQKISATWNGTPSWDSSGNVMTMKPNGNGNLAAGASTTFGFTVMANGQWANPAVSCRTP; this is translated from the coding sequence GTGACGGGCGCGCTCGGGCTGCTCAGCGCGGCGGCACTGGCGTTGCCGCTGGTCGTGAACGCGGGGACGACGTCGCCCGCGGCAGCCGCGGCCGACTGCGCCGCCGGCTACGTGGCACTCACGTTCGACGACGGCCCCAACGCCAGCACCACCACCCAGGTGATCAGCGCCCTGCGGTCGGCCGGCGCGCGGGCCACGTTCTTCAACCAGGGCAACCGGGTCGCCGCGAACCCGTCGCTGGCCAGGTCCCAGAAGGACGCGGGCCACTGGATCGGCAACCACTCCTACACCCACCCGCACATGACCCAGCTCAGCCAGTCGCAGATGACCTCGGAGATCAGCCAGACCCAGCAGGCGATCCAGCAGGCCACCGGCCAGGCGCCCAAGCTGTTCCGCCCGCCCTACGGCGAGACCAACAGCACGCTGAAGTCGGTCGAGCAGCAGTTCGGCCTCACCGAGGTGCTGTGGAGCGTGGACTCGCAGGACTGGAACGGCGCGAGCACCGCGCAGATCGTGCAGGCGGCCGGGAACCTGCAGGCCGGCGGCGTGATCCTGATGCACGACGGCTACCAGACGACGATCAACGCGATCCCGCAGATCGTGGCGAACCTGAAGTCCCGGGGCCTGTGCACCGGCATGATCTCGCCCAGCACCGGCCGGGCCGTCGCGCCCTCCGACACCCCGCCGGGCACGACCACCACGACCACGCCGCCGGCCGGCGCGACCTGCACCGCCACCTACCGCACCACCCAGCAGTGGGGCGACCGGTTCAACGGCGAGGTCACCATCACCGCCGGGTCCACCGCGATCACCAGCTGGACCGCCACGGTCACCGTCACCTCGCCGCAAAAGATCTCCGCGACCTGGAACGGCACACCCAGCTGGGACTCCAGCGGCAACGTCATGACCATGAAGCCCAACGGCAACGGCAACCTCGCCGCCGGCGCGAGCACGACGTTCGGCTTCACCGTGATGGCCAACGGCCAGTGGGCGAACCCGGCGGTGTCCTGCCGCACGCCCTGA
- a CDS encoding NAD(P)/FAD-dependent oxidoreductase, which translates to MTDKLLNRYDVVVVGGGAAGLSGALMLARSRRTVLVVDSGAPRNAPAEGVHGLLGHDGVKPADLLERGRSEVRRYGGQVVHGEVSDVVRGDTGFTVSLSDGRSVHARRLLVASGLVDELPAVDGLRERWGHDVVHCPYCHGWEVRDRAIGVVASGPMSMHQALLFRQLSADVVYLANDRPLPEEDVEQLAALGIPVVPGRVVAVEVADDRLTGLRLADGTVVTREVVAVATRMVARAGFLAGLGLDAVEHPSGTGVHIPSDGAGRTSVPGVWVAGNVTEPSAQVGASSAAGAAAGAQINADLVAESARWALDTHRSPFSHESESANARHAAGNRRHGL; encoded by the coding sequence ATGACCGACAAGCTGCTGAACAGGTACGACGTCGTGGTGGTCGGCGGGGGCGCCGCCGGGTTGAGCGGGGCGTTGATGCTCGCCCGGTCACGGCGGACGGTGCTGGTGGTCGACTCGGGCGCACCGCGCAACGCGCCCGCCGAGGGCGTCCACGGGCTGCTCGGGCACGACGGGGTGAAGCCCGCCGACCTGCTGGAACGCGGCCGGTCCGAGGTACGCCGCTACGGCGGGCAGGTGGTCCACGGCGAGGTGTCGGACGTGGTGCGCGGGGACACCGGTTTCACCGTGTCCCTGTCCGACGGCCGGTCGGTCCACGCGCGACGGTTGCTGGTGGCGAGTGGCTTGGTGGACGAACTGCCCGCGGTGGACGGCCTGCGGGAGCGGTGGGGTCACGACGTCGTGCACTGCCCGTACTGCCACGGGTGGGAGGTGCGGGACCGGGCGATCGGGGTGGTGGCGAGCGGTCCGATGTCGATGCACCAGGCACTGCTGTTCCGCCAGCTCAGCGCGGACGTCGTCTACCTCGCCAACGACCGCCCGCTGCCGGAGGAGGACGTCGAGCAGTTGGCCGCGCTGGGCATCCCGGTCGTGCCCGGCCGGGTGGTCGCGGTGGAGGTCGCCGACGACCGCCTGACCGGCCTCCGTCTCGCGGACGGCACCGTGGTGACCCGCGAGGTGGTGGCCGTGGCGACCCGGATGGTCGCGCGGGCCGGTTTCCTCGCGGGGCTGGGCTTGGACGCGGTCGAGCACCCGTCCGGGACGGGCGTGCACATCCCGTCGGACGGGGCCGGGCGCACCAGCGTGCCCGGGGTGTGGGTGGCCGGCAACGTCACCGAGCCCTCAGCCCAGGTGGGCGCGTCGTCGGCGGCCGGCGCGGCGGCCGGGGCGCAGATCAACGCGGACCTGGTGGCGGAGTCGGCGAGGTGGGCCCTGGACACCCACCGCTCCCCCTTCAGCCACGAGTCCGAGTCCGCCAACGCGCGACACGCCGCAGGCAACCGCCGCCACGGCCTCTGA
- a CDS encoding MarR family winged helix-turn-helix transcriptional regulator, with amino-acid sequence MTATAPSLTALAAGWCALSVLHDRIEARVERALQGGHDLSVREFSLLEVLSRQHNGEGGHLQMHQVANAVVLSQSATTRLVSRLEDRGLLSRYLCPTDRRGIYTDVTPSGLALLEAARPTHGAALREALDEARQDETLRPLVEAVEALGTAGRPS; translated from the coding sequence ATGACTGCCACAGCTCCTTCGCTGACGGCTCTGGCCGCCGGCTGGTGCGCGCTGTCGGTCCTGCACGACCGCATCGAGGCCCGGGTGGAGCGTGCGCTGCAGGGCGGGCACGACCTGAGCGTGCGCGAGTTCTCCCTGCTGGAGGTGCTCAGCCGGCAGCACAACGGCGAAGGCGGGCACCTGCAGATGCACCAGGTGGCCAACGCGGTGGTGCTCAGCCAGAGCGCGACCACCCGACTGGTGAGCAGGCTGGAGGACCGCGGCTTGCTGTCCCGCTACCTGTGCCCCACCGACCGGCGCGGCATCTACACCGACGTGACCCCGTCCGGGCTCGCGCTGCTGGAGGCAGCCCGCCCCACACATGGCGCGGCCCTGCGCGAAGCCTTGGACGAAGCCCGCCAGGACGAGACGCTGCGGCCCTTGGTGGAGGCGGTCGAAGCCCTCGGCACCGCCGGCCGGCCCTCGTAA
- a CDS encoding ThuA domain-containing protein, with the protein MLAALLALTVPVPAEAVTYDVLVFSKTAGFRHDSIPAGVQAIKDLGAANGFTVTATEDASVFTNGTLGQYEAVVFLNTTGDVLDPAQQTGFESHLRSGRGFVGVHAAADTEYDWPFYGDLVGAYFHSHPAIQQAPVKVENRATAATSHLPATWTRTDEWYNYRTNPRSSARVLATLDESGYTGGNMGADHPHVWCKTYQGARSFYTGGGHTASSYSEPAFRGLLLGGIRYAAGQTRMDCRPESGYTRLDPAQGWSQAGPGGFTNSDGTLTSFGGLGLFWYGGKQFTSYSLKLDWRMAGDDNSGVFIGFPPSSDPWSAVDNGYEIQIDATDSPDRTTGAVYGFKSPDIAARDAALNPPGEWNAFELLVEGERLRVYLNGVLVNDFTNTDPKRSLAGHIGLQNHGDGDEVSFRDVRVRELDRTVQAESFSAASGVQPFTKAGAHNGQTLGYIDPGDWAAYDDVDFTGAGALQARVVSGGPGGTIEVRTGSATGPVLGRVAVPNTGSWTTFADVRGALTGVPAGRQRLYLTFTGTGSGLFDVDDFTLVPATAGPIVGASGKCVDVSGGASTDGTKVQLWTCNGSAAQTWSRVGQTWQALGKCLDVAGAGTADGTKVQLWSCNGTGAQNWTVGTDGSLVNPNSGKCLDASGGGMSDGTQLIIWPCHGGSNQRWTT; encoded by the coding sequence CTGCTCGCAGCACTGCTCGCGCTGACCGTGCCCGTCCCCGCCGAGGCCGTGACCTACGACGTCCTGGTGTTCTCCAAGACGGCAGGGTTCCGGCACGACTCCATCCCCGCCGGCGTCCAGGCGATCAAGGACCTGGGCGCGGCCAACGGCTTCACCGTCACCGCGACCGAGGACGCGTCCGTGTTCACCAACGGAACCCTGGGCCAGTACGAGGCCGTGGTGTTCCTCAACACGACCGGGGACGTGCTGGACCCGGCTCAGCAGACCGGTTTCGAGAGCCACCTCCGCTCCGGGCGCGGGTTCGTCGGCGTGCACGCGGCGGCGGACACCGAGTACGACTGGCCCTTCTACGGCGACCTCGTCGGCGCGTACTTCCACTCGCACCCGGCGATCCAGCAGGCCCCGGTGAAGGTGGAGAACCGCGCCACCGCCGCCACCAGCCACCTGCCGGCGACGTGGACCCGCACCGACGAGTGGTACAACTACCGCACCAACCCGAGGTCGAGCGCCCGCGTGCTGGCCACGCTCGACGAATCCGGGTACACCGGCGGTAACATGGGCGCCGACCACCCGCACGTCTGGTGCAAGACCTACCAGGGCGCTCGCAGCTTCTACACCGGCGGCGGGCACACGGCGTCCTCGTACTCCGAGCCGGCGTTCCGAGGCTTGCTGCTGGGCGGAATCCGTTACGCCGCAGGGCAGACCCGGATGGACTGCCGTCCGGAGAGCGGCTACACCCGGCTGGACCCCGCGCAGGGGTGGTCGCAGGCCGGACCGGGCGGGTTCACCAACAGCGACGGGACGTTGACCAGCTTCGGCGGGCTGGGCCTGTTCTGGTACGGCGGCAAGCAGTTCACGTCGTACTCGCTCAAGCTGGACTGGCGGATGGCCGGGGACGACAACTCCGGCGTGTTCATCGGGTTCCCGCCGTCGAGCGACCCGTGGTCGGCGGTGGACAACGGGTACGAGATCCAGATCGACGCCACCGACAGCCCCGACCGCACGACAGGCGCGGTGTACGGGTTCAAGTCCCCCGACATCGCCGCGCGGGACGCAGCCCTGAACCCGCCGGGGGAGTGGAACGCGTTCGAGCTGCTGGTGGAGGGCGAACGGCTGCGCGTGTACCTCAACGGGGTGCTGGTCAACGACTTCACCAACACCGACCCGAAACGGTCGCTGGCGGGACACATCGGCTTGCAGAACCACGGCGACGGCGACGAGGTGTCGTTCCGGGACGTGCGGGTGCGGGAACTGGACCGGACCGTGCAGGCGGAGTCGTTCAGCGCGGCGAGCGGGGTGCAGCCGTTCACCAAGGCCGGCGCGCACAACGGCCAGACCCTCGGCTACATCGACCCGGGCGACTGGGCCGCCTACGACGACGTGGACTTCACCGGCGCCGGTGCCCTCCAGGCCCGGGTGGTGTCGGGTGGTCCCGGCGGCACGATCGAGGTCCGGACCGGTTCCGCGACCGGACCCGTCCTGGGCCGGGTGGCCGTGCCGAACACCGGGAGCTGGACCACCTTCGCCGACGTGCGCGGGGCCCTGACCGGTGTGCCGGCGGGACGTCAACGGCTGTACCTGACGTTCACCGGCACCGGCAGCGGGCTGTTCGACGTCGACGACTTCACCCTGGTCCCTGCGACGGCCGGACCCATCGTCGGCGCGTCCGGGAAGTGCGTGGACGTGTCCGGAGGTGCGTCGACGGACGGGACCAAGGTGCAGTTGTGGACGTGCAACGGCTCGGCGGCCCAGACGTGGAGCCGGGTCGGCCAGACGTGGCAGGCCCTGGGCAAGTGCCTCGACGTGGCCGGCGCGGGCACGGCGGACGGGACGAAGGTCCAGCTGTGGTCGTGCAACGGCACGGGCGCGCAGAACTGGACGGTCGGCACGGACGGCTCGCTGGTGAACCCGAACTCCGGCAAGTGCCTGGACGCCTCGGGTGGCGGCATGTCCGACGGGACGCAACTGATCATCTGGCCGTGCCACGGCGGCAGCAACCAACGCTGGACCACGTGA
- a CDS encoding nitroreductase/quinone reductase family protein, whose protein sequence is MTEERRAQDQRAQDQRVIEDQRVIEDFRANGGVTEGRTLLLLHHVGAKSGVERVTPLRYLSSGDRWVVAAGNGGLPPNPGWYYNVLAQPSVVVEVGTETLEATARVAEGDEREELAQMFRNAKSRFAAFEKALKRQIPIVVFERA, encoded by the coding sequence ATGACCGAGGAACGCCGTGCCCAGGACCAGCGTGCCCAGGACCAGCGGGTGATCGAGGACCAGCGGGTGATCGAGGACTTCCGGGCCAACGGCGGTGTGACCGAGGGGCGAACCCTGCTCCTGTTGCACCACGTCGGAGCGAAGTCCGGTGTCGAACGGGTGACCCCGCTGCGCTACCTGTCCTCGGGCGACCGCTGGGTCGTCGCGGCCGGGAACGGCGGGCTGCCGCCGAACCCGGGCTGGTACTACAACGTGCTGGCCCAGCCCTCGGTCGTGGTGGAGGTCGGCACCGAGACGCTCGAGGCCACCGCCCGCGTCGCCGAAGGTGACGAGCGGGAGGAGCTTGCGCAGATGTTCCGCAACGCCAAGTCGCGGTTCGCGGCCTTCGAGAAGGCGCTCAAGCGGCAGATCCCGATCGTGGTCTTCGAACGCGCCTGA